From Pigmentibacter ruber, a single genomic window includes:
- the fliF gene encoding flagellar basal-body MS-ring/collar protein FliF, whose amino-acid sequence MLEKYKQFLSQFFTQSKAFYAGLTKGRKIAIGIGLLTIFFVLAIFIFWKPTVRYEPAYANLSNEDKTAILAHLKKSGYKEYKLEGDTISFPEDKIQEIKMSLAQEGLPNTGIGVGWEKFDDRSFGMSDFEQRVNKLRALQGELSRTIGKLEPVANSRVHIVIPDNAIFAEDKKSPTASIYLKLKPGKTLSQRQIQGIIHLTARAVEGLDPKGVTIVDQDGNLLTQPEEQDGGIDKITSAQREYQRKVERELEQKIRDILARAVGHDKVVSKVDASIEYKKVETTISDVDPERTAVIASQRNEQSSQGNGLNPTGVPGAKSNLPGEREDIGIAGGLTNSTKSSTENLNFEVKKTLSKIVEPIGTITKLSASILVDGKMIDGKYVPRTPEEMAMVTKLVKNAIGFKEGRDTITVESTQFELDEFALAEKASLSARQTALIQTAILGVVAIAAMFFIYYALVRPYFRWLTYDPEKRSKEQLALVDYELERTGAGARRVKLKEDVPFDKLSPKEQILYLAKNDPQKTTEAIRQLLNPNH is encoded by the coding sequence ATGCTAGAAAAATATAAACAGTTCTTATCGCAATTTTTTACTCAAAGTAAAGCTTTTTATGCTGGGCTGACTAAAGGAAGAAAAATTGCAATAGGAATTGGTTTATTAACTATTTTTTTTGTTTTAGCTATTTTTATATTTTGGAAACCAACAGTTCGGTATGAACCTGCCTATGCAAATCTTTCAAATGAAGACAAAACAGCCATTTTAGCACATTTAAAAAAATCCGGCTACAAAGAATATAAATTAGAAGGCGATACAATTTCTTTTCCTGAAGATAAAATTCAGGAAATAAAAATGTCATTAGCACAAGAAGGACTACCTAACACAGGTATAGGTGTTGGTTGGGAAAAATTTGATGACAGATCATTTGGTATGTCTGACTTTGAACAAAGAGTTAATAAATTAAGAGCGTTACAAGGAGAATTGTCGCGCACAATTGGTAAGCTTGAACCTGTTGCCAATAGCCGAGTCCACATCGTCATTCCTGATAATGCAATATTCGCTGAAGATAAAAAATCTCCTACAGCTAGTATTTATTTGAAATTAAAACCAGGAAAAACTCTAAGTCAAAGACAAATTCAAGGTATAATCCACTTAACAGCAAGAGCTGTAGAAGGATTAGATCCAAAAGGTGTAACGATAGTTGACCAAGATGGAAACCTTTTAACTCAACCCGAAGAGCAGGATGGAGGTATTGATAAAATCACCTCAGCACAACGGGAATATCAAAGAAAAGTAGAAAGAGAATTGGAGCAAAAAATTCGAGATATTTTAGCAAGAGCTGTAGGTCACGATAAGGTAGTTTCAAAAGTAGACGCATCTATAGAGTATAAAAAAGTAGAAACAACCATTTCTGATGTTGATCCAGAACGGACTGCTGTAATTGCTTCACAAAGAAATGAACAATCTTCCCAGGGCAATGGCCTGAATCCTACTGGTGTACCAGGGGCGAAAAGTAATCTCCCAGGTGAAAGAGAGGATATTGGGATAGCTGGTGGACTTACTAATAGCACTAAATCTAGTACAGAAAATTTAAATTTTGAAGTTAAAAAGACTTTGAGCAAAATAGTTGAACCTATTGGAACTATTACGAAATTAAGTGCTTCAATTTTAGTTGATGGAAAAATGATTGATGGAAAATATGTCCCAAGAACACCTGAAGAAATGGCTATGGTAACAAAACTAGTAAAAAATGCGATTGGATTTAAAGAGGGAAGAGATACGATAACTGTTGAATCAACTCAATTTGAATTAGATGAATTTGCATTAGCAGAAAAAGCCTCTCTATCAGCAAGACAAACTGCTCTTATCCAAACTGCTATTTTAGGAGTTGTAGCAATTGCTGCAATGTTCTTTATTTATTACGCACTAGTTCGTCCATATTTCAGATGGCTAACTTATGACCCTGAAAAAAGAAGTAAAGAGCAGCTTGCTTTGGTTGATTATGAATTAGAAAGAACTGGTGCTGGAGCTAGGAGAGTCAAATTGAAAGAAGATGTTCCATTTGATAAACTGTCACCTAAAGAACAAATCTTATATTTGGCTAAAAATGACCCACAAAAAACGACTGAAGCCATACGTCAGCTTTTAAATCCAAATCATTAG
- the fliE gene encoding flagellar hook-basal body complex protein FliE: MVKQISASDLEYLRMKQNLIRSVPAQSGGGTPPVNPGKTEFQDLVEKGIKEVNTASREAEKASMDLASGRSSNIHETMLSVTKAELGFDMLVQMRNKVIEAYQEVMRMQV, from the coding sequence ATGGTAAAACAAATTTCAGCAAGTGATCTAGAATATTTAAGAATGAAACAAAATTTAATTCGTTCAGTACCTGCACAAAGTGGAGGAGGAACTCCACCAGTAAATCCAGGTAAAACGGAATTTCAAGATCTAGTTGAAAAAGGAATTAAGGAAGTAAATACAGCTTCAAGAGAAGCAGAAAAAGCAAGTATGGATTTAGCTTCTGGGCGTTCCAGTAATATTCATGAAACAATGTTATCTGTTACTAAGGCTGAATTAGGTTTTGATATGCTTGTACAAATGCGAAATAAAGTCATAGAAGCTTATCAAGAAGTAATGCGTATGCAAGTTTAG
- a CDS encoding contractile injection system protein, VgrG/Pvc8 family — translation MTIFSSISEVSITEKSAIFFDSKIPENNNIVESFELSEDAISSIYNLKLVIKFPYKSFKEENLKSDILNKKIQVKIVYNKLSDEKNEKIKYLNGIIKEASFIAFTAEDFLLELIIVPPVFLTTQNNAFRSWNKATAKTVISEVLNAYAKQDLTFGFELTKPNEILTRKNIVQYGETDYQFICRLMHEEHLNFVHIQSKEGVKLLITDDLENKIFKIEDAVPVKVQLSHSILNKNINNFINNFFGYKHTLTDGTQHVITQYTDPRNIKNIFTSDTKLEQDHINSFYTKAYHIKSDKLRTEVIPTSYTLNDLNRKNTLKNKVSFVHYLNFLSIGDVIEFVYKSNKDKNSPLKLGKYIVSNLEHNFIKEPHFVDGKNTSIYNYSVTVTAYPLDEKFIADYSALLSNLKIPALTTGIVYGEKPEDLISEIEESVQFVAVVLDWPKITKAEGSSNSNKPMFVLARMSQFWASKNSGAIFNPQPGDEVLIGFLDHDIEQPVIIRYFYNSEHLPPKLTTTEDPNGLIFRGIGLDSSLEKNLKFTFIDESEKQGNEVKNSAEIILTKEGLIEKNSKNIKLNTTENIESKSTKNTVIEATENLQTKSTKNTVIEATENIQTKSTKNTVIEATENLQTKSTKNTVIEATENTTIKADKNLETKSKVAKVKASSGAEINEISIS, via the coding sequence ATGACTATTTTTTCATCCATTAGTGAAGTAAGTATAACTGAAAAATCAGCAATTTTTTTCGATTCTAAGATTCCAGAAAACAATAACATAGTAGAATCTTTTGAATTAAGTGAAGATGCTATTTCATCTATTTATAACTTAAAATTAGTTATTAAATTTCCTTATAAAAGCTTTAAAGAGGAAAATTTAAAAAGTGATATTTTAAATAAAAAAATTCAAGTTAAAATTGTTTATAATAAACTATCTGACGAAAAAAATGAGAAAATAAAGTACTTGAATGGAATTATAAAAGAAGCTTCTTTTATTGCTTTTACTGCTGAAGATTTTTTACTTGAATTGATTATTGTGCCTCCAGTTTTCCTAACAACTCAGAATAATGCTTTTCGCAGTTGGAATAAGGCAACTGCTAAAACTGTAATTTCAGAAGTCTTAAATGCCTATGCTAAACAAGATTTAACATTTGGTTTTGAACTTACTAAACCAAATGAAATTCTTACAAGAAAAAATATTGTTCAGTATGGTGAAACTGATTATCAATTTATCTGTAGACTTATGCATGAAGAGCATTTAAATTTTGTTCATATTCAATCTAAAGAAGGTGTTAAATTATTAATTACTGATGATTTAGAAAATAAAATTTTTAAAATAGAAGATGCAGTTCCTGTAAAAGTACAATTGAGCCACTCTATCTTAAATAAAAATATTAATAATTTTATTAATAACTTTTTTGGTTACAAACATACTTTAACTGATGGTACCCAACACGTTATTACTCAATATACTGATCCTCGAAATATTAAAAACATATTTACATCAGACACAAAATTAGAACAAGATCATATAAATTCATTTTATACAAAAGCTTATCATATAAAATCGGATAAATTACGTACTGAGGTCATCCCAACATCCTACACACTGAATGACCTAAATAGAAAAAATACTCTTAAAAATAAAGTATCATTTGTCCATTATTTAAATTTTCTTTCTATAGGCGATGTTATTGAATTTGTTTACAAGTCAAATAAAGATAAAAATTCTCCGCTAAAGCTTGGAAAATATATTGTATCTAATCTTGAACATAACTTTATAAAAGAACCACACTTTGTAGATGGAAAAAATACCTCCATTTATAATTATTCCGTTACTGTTACAGCTTATCCATTAGATGAAAAATTTATCGCTGATTATTCAGCTCTTTTAAGCAATTTAAAAATTCCTGCTCTAACAACTGGTATTGTCTATGGAGAAAAACCAGAAGACCTCATCAGTGAAATTGAAGAGTCTGTTCAATTTGTTGCCGTGGTTTTAGATTGGCCTAAAATAACAAAAGCAGAAGGTTCTTCCAATTCCAATAAGCCCATGTTTGTTTTAGCTAGAATGAGTCAATTCTGGGCTTCAAAAAACTCAGGAGCTATCTTTAACCCTCAACCAGGAGATGAAGTTTTAATAGGATTTCTCGATCACGATATAGAACAACCTGTTATTATTAGATATTTTTATAATTCAGAACACTTGCCACCTAAGTTAACTACTACTGAGGACCCCAATGGGTTAATTTTTAGAGGAATTGGCTTAGATTCCAGTCTTGAAAAAAACTTAAAGTTTACTTTTATAGACGAAAGTGAAAAACAAGGGAACGAAGTTAAAAATAGCGCAGAAATTATATTAACTAAAGAAGGATTGATTGAGAAAAACTCTAAAAATATTAAATTAAATACCACTGAAAATATTGAATCAAAATCTACTAAAAATACGGTAATTGAAGCAACCGAAAATCTACAAACTAAATCTACTAAAAATACGGTAATTGAAGCAACTGAAAATATACAAACTAAATCTACTAAAAATACGGTAATTGAAGCAACTGAAAATCTACAAACTAAATCTACTAAAAATACGGTAATTGAAGCAACTGAAAATACTACGATAAAAGCTGATAAAAACTTGGAAACAAAATCTAAAGTAGCAAAAGTAAAAGCTTCGAGTGGCGCAGAAATTAATGAGATTTCAATTTCTTAA
- the tssB gene encoding type VI secretion system contractile sheath small subunit, with protein MSKGTQQKLSVYKPPRVQITYDLEVNGSPKEQDIPFVVGVMANLSGHLHEKTKKIKNEKFLEINKENFNSVVQSISPKLKLKVANKIKNDGSFSQIELNFNSIDEFNPGKIAYKVDALRELLEIRKKLIELQTNVECNEKLEETLVHFVKTPEALKLLASSEEQSSAE; from the coding sequence ATGTCAAAAGGTACACAACAAAAATTATCAGTCTATAAACCACCACGTGTTCAAATCACTTATGATTTAGAAGTGAATGGTTCTCCTAAGGAACAGGATATTCCTTTTGTCGTTGGTGTAATGGCTAATTTATCTGGTCACTTGCATGAAAAAACTAAAAAAATCAAGAATGAAAAATTTCTAGAAATAAATAAAGAAAATTTTAATTCTGTAGTTCAATCAATTTCACCAAAATTGAAGCTAAAAGTTGCAAATAAAATTAAAAATGACGGTTCTTTTTCTCAAATAGAATTAAATTTTAACTCTATTGATGAATTTAATCCAGGTAAAATTGCTTATAAAGTTGACGCACTTAGAGAATTACTTGAAATTAGAAAAAAACTAATTGAATTGCAAACTAACGTAGAGTGCAACGAAAAATTAGAAGAAACTTTAGTCCATTTTGTCAAAACTCCTGAAGCATTAAAACTTCTTGCAAGTTCTGAAGAGCAGTCTTCAGCTGAATAA
- a CDS encoding uracil-DNA glycosylase family protein, producing MNSLLKKIKACKICKAHLPYAPKPILNFNSNAKIMIVGQAPGTKAHESGLPWNDKSGDRLRDWLGVTNEEFYNPNFFAIVPMGFCYPGKGKTGDLPPRTECAEAWMQKILKELKNIEVIITIGIYSQKYFLDTQGSVTENVKQWKKFAPKFFPLPHPSPRNNIWLKKNMWFEKKILPELKKKINAIMT from the coding sequence ATGAATTCACTACTAAAAAAAATAAAAGCTTGTAAAATATGTAAAGCGCATCTTCCATATGCCCCCAAACCTATCCTTAATTTTAATTCTAACGCAAAAATAATGATTGTTGGCCAAGCGCCTGGTACAAAAGCCCATGAATCTGGTTTGCCTTGGAATGACAAAAGTGGTGATAGACTTCGTGATTGGCTTGGAGTCACTAACGAAGAGTTTTACAATCCAAATTTTTTTGCAATTGTGCCTATGGGATTTTGTTACCCTGGAAAAGGTAAAACAGGTGATTTACCTCCACGTACCGAATGTGCAGAGGCATGGATGCAAAAGATTTTAAAAGAACTTAAAAATATTGAAGTTATAATAACAATTGGAATCTATTCCCAGAAATATTTTCTTGATACACAGGGGAGTGTTACTGAAAATGTAAAACAATGGAAAAAATTTGCGCCCAAATTTTTTCCACTTCCCCACCCTTCCCCAAGAAATAATATATGGCTAAAAAAAAATATGTGGTTTGAAAAAAAAATTTTACCAGAATTAAAAAAGAAGATTAACGCAATAATGACTTAA
- the tssE gene encoding type VI secretion system baseplate subunit TssE: protein MENLHKLFYSQASKKDFFFPIVRNISNILNTRSSLPLGDFLDTDIASMSVVNYGLPSFTHLSMTSERDIEILCLTVAKSIVAFEHRLSNVNVSFTSYDPLKKEAKIALSAVYVDEELVLNLLLKIALWEFIVHV, encoded by the coding sequence ATGGAAAATTTACATAAGCTTTTTTATTCACAAGCTAGTAAAAAAGATTTTTTTTTTCCAATTGTAAGAAATATTAGTAATATTTTAAATACTAGAAGTTCTTTGCCATTAGGCGATTTTCTAGATACTGATATAGCTAGTATGAGTGTAGTAAATTATGGATTACCAAGTTTTACTCATCTTTCAATGACATCTGAACGAGATATTGAGATTCTTTGTTTAACAGTAGCTAAGTCTATAGTTGCTTTTGAGCATCGTTTGTCAAATGTGAATGTATCTTTTACTAGCTATGATCCTCTCAAAAAAGAGGCAAAAATTGCTTTAAGTGCTGTTTATGTAGATGAAGAATTGGTTTTGAATTTACTACTAAAAATTGCGCTTTGGGAGTTTATTGTCCATGTATAG
- the tssC gene encoding type VI secretion system contractile sheath large subunit, with amino-acid sequence MSNTEFATETKSFFDLENGQSSVIEQLLNKSDLNKNDQQITNAKDMLTVFAKEVVNEKMEYKKTISHMISQRIADIDAILSEQINEIIHNPQFQKLEASWKGVQNLVKFAEPDDKLKIRVLDVTKEDILADADAAPQFDETGLFKLVYEQEYGTFGGSPYGLLVGDYTFGKGIEDIECLKAISSVAAAAHAPFIDAASHELFNINSFDEIDKPKHLGKLFNTAEYGSWNQFRSLEDSKYVTLTLPRVIMREPYGGKNGIPVKEFHFEEDLDGTEHDKYLWGNPSFSLAERMVASYREFGWFSNIRGSENGGTVSSLPYHSFIDNEGNNTFKMPVETIITDRREKELDDLGFLTLVYKKGTDSATFFGSKTIHKLTEYDNDLANANAQLSVQLPYVMAVSRFAHYLKVIMRDKIGSFATQGEIDAYLNRWISRYVTSDDNASTYIKSIYPLREARVDVVSVPGKVGAYKAVMYLKPHFYLNELTVSLRLVTELPQ; translated from the coding sequence ATGAGTAATACAGAATTTGCAACAGAAACAAAATCTTTTTTTGATTTAGAAAATGGTCAATCATCAGTTATTGAGCAACTTCTAAATAAATCAGACTTAAACAAGAATGATCAACAAATAACTAATGCAAAAGACATGTTAACAGTTTTTGCAAAAGAAGTAGTTAACGAGAAAATGGAATATAAAAAGACTATTTCTCATATGATTAGCCAAAGAATTGCTGATATTGATGCTATTCTTAGTGAGCAAATTAACGAAATCATTCATAATCCACAGTTTCAAAAATTAGAGGCTTCTTGGAAAGGTGTTCAAAATTTAGTTAAATTTGCTGAACCAGATGATAAACTAAAAATCAGAGTTCTTGATGTTACAAAAGAAGACATTCTGGCAGATGCAGACGCAGCGCCTCAGTTTGATGAAACTGGCCTATTTAAACTAGTATATGAGCAAGAATATGGAACATTTGGTGGTTCACCTTATGGACTTTTAGTTGGTGACTATACCTTCGGAAAAGGGATAGAAGATATTGAGTGTTTAAAAGCAATATCCAGTGTTGCTGCAGCAGCACATGCTCCTTTTATTGATGCTGCAAGTCATGAATTATTTAATATCAACTCATTTGATGAAATTGATAAACCAAAACATTTAGGAAAATTATTTAATACTGCTGAATATGGTTCATGGAATCAGTTTAGATCTTTAGAAGATTCTAAATATGTTACTTTAACTCTTCCAAGAGTTATTATGCGTGAACCTTATGGTGGTAAAAATGGTATTCCAGTTAAGGAATTTCATTTCGAAGAAGATCTTGATGGAACAGAACATGATAAATATTTATGGGGAAATCCTTCCTTCTCATTAGCAGAAAGAATGGTTGCTTCTTATAGAGAATTTGGTTGGTTCTCAAATATTCGTGGTTCTGAAAATGGCGGAACAGTTTCAAGTTTACCATATCATTCTTTTATAGATAATGAAGGTAATAATACTTTCAAAATGCCTGTTGAAACTATTATTACAGATAGACGTGAAAAAGAATTAGATGATTTAGGATTTTTAACATTAGTTTATAAAAAAGGCACAGACTCTGCTACTTTCTTTGGATCAAAAACTATTCACAAGTTAACAGAGTACGACAACGATCTTGCAAACGCAAATGCTCAACTTTCAGTTCAGTTACCTTATGTTATGGCTGTATCTCGTTTTGCTCATTATTTAAAAGTGATCATGCGCGATAAAATTGGATCTTTTGCAACACAAGGAGAAATTGATGCGTATTTAAATAGATGGATATCTCGTTATGTTACTTCTGATGATAATGCAAGTACTTATATTAAAAGTATTTACCCATTAAGAGAAGCAAGAGTTGATGTCGTTTCTGTCCCTGGAAAGGTAGGAGCTTATAAGGCTGTTATGTATTTGAAACCTCACTTTTACTTAAATGAGTTAACAGTTTCATTACGCCTTGTTACAGAACTACCTCAATAA
- a CDS encoding type VI secretion system protein TssA, translating into MNFAEKDKQLELANLDKLLAPISSELPCGEYLKRNAALIQIKELRTKLIQENDENQGIWVKKQTETSSWGEIVSLSYDLLLNQTKDLNLVSYLLEAQFKIEGFAGLAKVLSLFVHYCSTYWDNINPPIQDGNFELRAASFKALRNITMLGIKSYSFQVQNEQNQENITWSWYESQLTYGKNEGIQAKSKINQIIQEKSDSEVKLINIALESIMKNLEILENEFIPLLVLDEDDHVTFDDLSNLIQELYAILNPIYLERISSFENKNERRALISSEEEKVVQSNNGDSSMTFLNSNSLNTVQEAYNAIEKANEFLLKNDPHSPSPYLIRRALDWRKKSLYSVLIELFSSTTKPQEIFSLLGLSHFDKSKK; encoded by the coding sequence ATGAATTTTGCCGAAAAAGATAAACAACTTGAGTTAGCAAATTTAGATAAATTATTGGCTCCAATTTCTTCTGAGTTACCATGTGGTGAATATCTTAAAAGAAATGCAGCTCTTATTCAAATCAAAGAATTAAGAACGAAATTAATTCAAGAAAATGATGAAAATCAAGGGATATGGGTGAAGAAACAAACAGAAACCTCAAGCTGGGGTGAGATAGTTTCCTTATCTTATGATTTATTGCTTAATCAAACAAAAGATTTGAATCTTGTTTCTTATTTATTAGAGGCGCAATTTAAAATAGAAGGATTTGCTGGCTTAGCCAAAGTTCTTTCTTTGTTTGTTCATTACTGCAGTACATATTGGGATAATATCAATCCACCAATTCAAGATGGAAATTTTGAATTACGAGCTGCTTCATTTAAGGCATTAAGAAATATCACTATGCTGGGGATAAAAAGTTATTCTTTTCAAGTTCAAAATGAACAGAATCAAGAAAATATTACTTGGTCTTGGTATGAGTCACAATTAACGTATGGAAAAAACGAAGGCATTCAAGCAAAAAGTAAAATTAATCAAATTATTCAAGAAAAATCTGATTCTGAAGTAAAATTAATTAATATTGCTTTAGAAAGTATAATGAAAAATCTTGAAATTCTGGAAAATGAGTTTATTCCTTTATTGGTTCTAGATGAAGATGACCATGTTACTTTCGATGATTTAAGTAATTTAATTCAAGAATTATATGCAATTCTAAATCCTATTTACTTAGAAAGAATAAGTTCGTTTGAAAATAAAAATGAAAGAAGAGCTTTAATTTCTAGCGAAGAAGAAAAAGTTGTTCAATCAAATAATGGAGATTCTAGTATGACATTTTTGAATTCAAATTCACTAAATACTGTACAAGAAGCATATAATGCAATTGAAAAAGCAAATGAGTTTTTATTAAAAAATGATCCTCATTCTCCATCACCCTATTTAATAAGACGAGCTTTAGATTGGCGGAAAAAAAGTCTTTATAGTGTTCTAATTGAATTATTTAGTTCAACGACTAAGCCACAAGAAATTTTTTCTCTTCTTGGTTTGTCACATTTTGACAAATCAAAAAAGTAA
- a CDS encoding scabin-related ADP-ribosyltransferase, with protein MPPESFQRMRRIVGRIVNRKTLPQFLYRWDQRPPNIIRSEGFKPWNENGTVELIEHVTGSYSNDPRNLGKQGSLVKYNSQWVSTGAYGMVKNIDPVFAQQVLNTHLYKIDTSIASLSGPFYDVNDHFDRAGINRPYATQREWAKLGSIPANAVVSYMTGKDYFEQYDLKIGAPEERLLKNWQTL; from the coding sequence ATGCCACCAGAATCATTTCAACGAATGAGACGAATAGTAGGGCGAATTGTTAATAGAAAAACACTTCCTCAGTTTCTTTACAGATGGGATCAAAGACCACCCAATATAATACGTTCGGAAGGGTTTAAACCGTGGAATGAAAATGGGACCGTTGAGCTTATTGAACATGTCACAGGTAGTTACTCTAATGATCCAAGAAACTTAGGAAAGCAAGGAAGTTTAGTAAAATATAATAGTCAATGGGTCTCAACTGGAGCTTACGGAATGGTAAAAAATATAGATCCTGTTTTTGCCCAACAGGTTTTAAATACTCATCTTTACAAAATTGATACTTCAATTGCGAGTCTCTCTGGCCCGTTTTATGATGTTAATGATCATTTTGATAGAGCTGGAATAAATCGTCCTTATGCAACACAAAGAGAATGGGCAAAATTGGGAAGTATTCCAGCAAATGCAGTTGTTTCTTATATGACAGGAAAAGATTATTTTGAACAGTATGATTTAAAGATTGGCGCACCTGAAGAGAGATTGCTAAAAAACTGGCAAACTTTATAA
- a CDS encoding type VI secretion system baseplate subunit TssF: protein MYSKTSNQEFLRHYINIIDELRENGKVFSKQNPDLAPYLDLSYRKSNDPETERLIESFAYMFAQIEHKSVLALNDYAINFIDKLFPELISPVSALTVLKLTPELNSFKNTNQLLLPKNTKFSAFNQEKFECQFSSTQEMPLFPFRIESTSIVNFNRYQRFSSPHTKAFSIDFQLKKPLFEEKNKSLSIPIYIDSDFYTSIFIYDALFSSKQNFLLYIDDNPIPVSLARNQISPYIKFESQDKKNNMLYPFFDYLNYFQKYLFFNLNIKLNFNANSKLKIVVPFSYELPSLSKLGNQFLNVNCVPVANFFETKLEPIKCQKDKDEYQVRPMGNFDNQTELLSVQTIVTYDAKTGDSFTLKNFHNDKNESNQIPSLLGFENILWSVRRSFENSTQDNGSLFIRVMNDVKDLNFGRWPDYLFPEGVCTNGILATSIKPYTEFKCRSRDIKIKNSVSLFWPKYSRRPLKHFGNIEVLKLLYKLDQDLMSKNMLNVYEFEKIAEYMTSLGNPIRALIKQFLSKSVNIIREESVSQQLWKKQVYYIPGITYKIMFNKKDNLPQGTYFILNFMNSYFEYIRDFNFFIHFEVEQL from the coding sequence ATGTATAGCAAAACAAGTAACCAAGAATTTTTGCGGCATTATATTAATATTATTGATGAATTAAGAGAAAATGGAAAGGTATTTTCAAAGCAAAATCCTGATCTGGCTCCTTATTTAGATCTATCATATCGCAAAAGTAATGATCCCGAAACAGAAAGATTAATTGAATCATTTGCTTATATGTTCGCGCAAATTGAACATAAATCAGTATTGGCTTTAAATGATTATGCAATTAATTTTATTGATAAGTTATTCCCTGAATTAATTTCGCCAGTTTCTGCTTTAACAGTCTTAAAGTTGACTCCGGAGCTGAATTCCTTTAAAAATACAAATCAATTATTGCTTCCTAAAAACACAAAATTTAGTGCATTTAATCAAGAAAAGTTTGAATGCCAGTTTTCATCTACTCAAGAAATGCCTTTATTTCCCTTTAGAATTGAATCAACAAGTATTGTTAATTTTAACCGATATCAGAGATTTAGTTCTCCGCATACCAAAGCTTTTTCAATAGATTTTCAATTGAAAAAACCTCTTTTTGAAGAAAAAAATAAATCTTTATCAATACCAATTTATATAGATTCAGATTTTTATACTTCAATTTTTATTTATGATGCCTTGTTTTCAAGTAAACAAAACTTTTTATTATATATAGATGATAATCCAATTCCAGTTTCATTAGCAAGAAATCAAATATCACCATATATAAAATTTGAGAGTCAAGATAAAAAAAATAATATGCTTTACCCTTTTTTTGATTACTTAAATTATTTTCAAAAATATTTGTTTTTTAATTTAAATATAAAATTGAATTTTAATGCTAATTCAAAACTAAAAATTGTAGTTCCTTTTTCTTATGAACTACCTTCTTTAAGTAAATTAGGGAATCAATTTCTTAATGTTAATTGTGTTCCAGTTGCAAACTTTTTTGAAACAAAGCTTGAGCCAATAAAATGTCAGAAAGATAAGGATGAATATCAAGTTAGACCTATGGGTAATTTTGATAATCAAACGGAACTTTTATCTGTGCAAACAATTGTAACTTACGATGCTAAAACAGGTGATTCTTTCACATTAAAAAATTTTCATAATGATAAAAATGAAAGTAATCAAATCCCTAGCCTTCTAGGATTTGAAAATATTTTATGGTCGGTTAGAAGATCATTTGAAAATTCTACTCAAGATAATGGTTCGTTATTTATCAGAGTTATGAATGATGTAAAAGATCTTAATTTTGGTAGATGGCCAGATTATCTTTTTCCTGAAGGCGTTTGTACAAATGGTATTTTAGCAACTTCAATTAAACCTTATACTGAATTTAAATGCAGATCTCGTGATATTAAAATAAAAAACTCTGTATCTCTTTTTTGGCCAAAGTATTCAAGAAGACCTTTAAAACATTTTGGAAATATAGAAGTATTAAAATTATTGTATAAATTAGATCAAGATTTAATGTCTAAAAATATGTTAAATGTTTATGAATTTGAAAAAATTGCTGAATATATGACAAGTTTAGGTAATCCAATTAGAGCTTTGATAAAACAATTTTTATCAAAATCAGTTAATATTATTCGTGAAGAATCAGTTTCTCAACAATTATGGAAAAAACAAGTTTATTACATACCAGGAATTACATATAAAATAATGTTTAATAAGAAAGATAATCTTCCACAAGGAACTTATTTTATATTGAATTTTATGAATAGTTATTTTGAGTATATTCGTGATTTTAATTTTTTCATTCATTTTGAAGTAGAGCAATTATGA